The genomic segment TCTGGTTCTTTGTCTCACACACACCTACCCAATCCACATACTGTGCCTGTTCCTGGAAgtcccagcaaaactcacttgtAAATCCTTTTTCAATTAAtggtttatattcattttatttggaagctaatgtttataatttatcattattattttggatcATCacctatttctgactctgctcagagatcagcTTTTAATTGCTTTTATGGGGTgtttccacccacccacccccacccccaccccacccccccgccaaccattttatttttaggggctggagtgatagtataatgggttGGGTGCACATGGACAACATggttttgatcctggcatcccatatggtcctctaagcaccaccaggaatgatctctgagtactgagccagaagaaacctgtgagcatcactgagtgaagCCTcaaaacaccattttttttttccagcccaGCAGCCAACCTAGAACTTTCTCATCAATGAGGAAAATGAGTGCTAAAACTCATCCAGGACCCCTGAGTCCTATTTGGGCACCTTTGCCATTCATTCTTTACCCTTCTCTTGGGTCCGGGGTCCCAGCTGGATGAAGTCAGTTCCTGTGCGTGGTCCAGATGGACTCTCATTCCTCAGAAAAGAAAGCAGCTGCTTTCCAGCCATTGGTCATTGTTGGTTTCCCCAGGCTTTTATTATGGCTAAGTTGTTTTGAAGAGACTTGGTAGTTAATCTTACTTCCTCCTATATCCATTTCCTGCAGTCTCTGCCCCTGGGTGCTAGGGCTGGTGAGCGCTCTGGGGGCAAATCACAAAGACATTCCCAAATAGGGCAAGTGTTTGAACCTCCTTCTTTAAAGGAACTTGTTGCAAGGAAAGGCCAGTGCATTTCTCACACCCTGCTGGCAGGCAGCAGCAGGCACTTCGGCCTAGCCTGTCGCTGAGTGAACATGGGGCTGGTTTTATTCCCTTCATCCATTGGGGTGGAGTCCCTGAGGCAAGTAGGGAGCAGCTGGTGGAAGATGTGGGAAGATGGGTGTAGATGTCAGGGGGTGGGCTTTCCCTCTGGCGTGCCTTCTATTGATAGTTTCCTAGGAGACGGGATCTGTGTGgtctttctagctctgtgcttctgTGCACAAGTTTTTCTGCAGCATCCAAGCTCCAACCATCTCCATGTCCCCATGTCCTGCATTGATGCTGTCTGGCTTTCTAGGCACACAGGCCCATCCCACCAGGGTGCAAGCTATTTCTCTGTCCTGCCAGTGTGCgtgaggccctaggtttgatccccatccccATATACCCCCCTCAACCCAAGCATCTACCCAAAGGCCCCCTCAATCCAAGCATCTACCTGAACACTGTTAGGTTTGCTGAGCTCCAAAATAATCCACCTATGGGGATGGCTGGCAGTGACCCCCTGGTCAGTGAGAGACCCCTGGTCAGAGGTGATACTTtcttgcttgccttttttttttttttttgccacacctagcagtgttcagtggttactcctagctctgtggccagaaattactcctgaggttTGGGGAACTATAGGATATGCTGGGggtagaaccctggtcagccacatgcaaggcagataccctccccacagtgctattgcCCCCAGTTCCAAAGGTGAAACTTTCTGTTTTCCCCGAGAGGATCCCTCAGGCAGCAGTCTAGGGCCATGTTTCTGGTGCTGAGGCTGTAACCATGGAAACAGCGCATCCAAGTCCTGGAAATAGACATGCCCATGAAGGTGGCAGagtctgttttcccctttttctgCTTCAAGAAACCATTTCCATTCCACATTATCTTGAAAGTTGCTTCTGCCACCGTCTTCACCCAGCATTCTCTTTTGTCTCCACCTGCTTCTCTCTCAGCAAGCCTTTAGATTAATAATGCCCCCCAGATCACTCAGGCAATCCCCCTGAAATTCCAGTTATCAACATCATCACCTCTCAGAGTTTGGCCCCAGGAGGCCACCTCTGCTCAGGTGAAGGACACACAGGGTGCACTTCTTCAGGGCCAGCTGTTGGCCACACTCATGCACCAGAGCTTTCTGTAAGGATGGGATCCTGGCATGAcctggttgttgttttgtgtgtgtgtgtgtgtgaggggattCAATGTAGTGGGTGCAGCAAGGCTTCAGCACAGCATGGAGCAAGGAGGAAGAAGCCAAATGACACCTCCAGGTTCTCCCTGGCAAGTCCCATCTGGCCAGAGCCCTACCTGGTGTTTCTTGACATGTTGAAGGAAataatgagtgagtgaataaCTGAAGGAATGCTTGaaggaatgagtgagtgaatgaatgaatgagtgagttaATGAATGAGGGGGGGAGTGATGGAACGAGGGAGtggatgaaggagggagggagcaaaTAAAGAATGAAGTggaggaatgaatgaaggaaggaaggagtgaaggaataaagagggagtgaaggaatgagggagggcgtgaaggcagatgtgaatgaaagAGTGAAGAAATGGGTAACTGAAGTGAGTAGGTAGGCACATAGGCAGAGAGCGAGTAGTGAAGGCCCCTGGGTCTGGGTGGGGACTGTTGCTGCCCCTCCTAACTGGCCGGACCTTTGCCCCCACAGTGTTTGAGGAGCCCGAGGACCCAAGCAATCGCTCCTTCTTCTCGGAGATCATCTCCTCCGTGTCAGATGTGAAGTTCAGCCACAGTGGCCGCTACATGCTCACACGAGATTACCTCACGGTCAAGGTCTGGGACCTGAACATGGAGGCGAGGCCCATCGAGACCTACCAGGTGCGTCAAGGCCTGGGGAGTCCCCATATGTCATAGGACAGGGGCCATGTAGGACATATGCCAGGTGTGCTCTCTAAGCTACACTGTTTCTCAGACCCTGAACAATTTCGTTTCCCCTCTCATGAGATGTCTTGTGGTATCAGAGTGATTGCCACATCGCCCAGAACAATGACCAAGTTCTAAGCAAGAAATGAGAAGAAACGTGGAAGGCCACGTGCATTGGGCCTATTACATATTTGATTGGGAGCACAAAAATGACCGGATTCATTGGTTACCATGAGCCCTGCTCCCAGACTGCTGGGATCTCTATTCGGGCCCCTTCTCTCACCCTAGGGACCATCTGTCTCCCTCCCCTGAAAACTGGAGGCAGGTCAGGCTTCTCCAGGGCACAGGATGTTGGCTCTGTGCCAGGGACAGACTTTGCAGGGccagcccctgagctctgcatgGAACCTACTTTGGATCCTGGCAGCTCATGGAAATGGCCTGTTCAGCATCTGAAGAGTGAAGAAACTGAGGTTCAGAGACATGATGTCACCTGTCTGGCATCACACAGTAACAAAGAAACAAGCCAGAACTGAACCCTGTTATCCTATCATAGTCCCCTCTGCCCCCTTCCCCTCTTGGAGGTCAGCCATCTACCAGGTTGGGGGCAGGGGCAGGGCACCATACCACCATGGGCTCACCTATACCGGGTCTTCCCCAGGTCCACGATTACCTTCGGAGCAAGCTCTGCTCCCTGTATGAGAACGACTGTATCTTCGATAAGTTTGAGTGTGCCTGGAATGGCAGTGACAGGTAATGGGATCCACACAGGCCATCTTCAGGACAGAGGGTCTGGGGCTTGTGGGAGGTGTCTTAAGAAGCCAAGACTGAGTTGAAGGAGCTGGGTTTGTGGGGACACCATGCCCCTTGGCTCTGGATGGAAAATTCTAGCAGAACCTTGCATGTTGGGTGCACAGACCGGAAGAGCAAGTGCCGGATCCTGGTCCATCACCAGGAAAGTCCAGGGTGCCCTCAGTTGGATTGAAGGGGGCCTTTGGGTTATCCATTGGTTGTTCTGGGTAAGCATTCCAAGGGTCTCAGCCTCTGGTCCCCAAGTTTGTGTGGCCACAACAGCTGCCCAGTGAGGGAGGATGAGAAGTCCCTTGCCACCTCCAAGCAAGGGGTCCATTATATCCTGTAGGGCTCCTGATCCTTTCCTGCATGGTGAGTGTTCCTGGGCCCTCTCCTGTCCCTCTTCCTGCCCAACATGACCCTCTCTTGTCCTGCAGTGTCATCATGACCGGAGCCTACAACAACTTCTTCCGCATGTTTGACCGCAATACCAAGCGTGATGTGACACTGGAGGCGTCCCGGGAGAGCGGCAAGCCTCGGGCCGTGCTCAAGCCACGGCGTGTGTGCATGGGTAGCAAGCGGCGGCGCGACGACATCAGCGTGGACAGCCTGGACTTCACCAAGAAGATTCTACACACGGCCTGGCACCCAGCCGAGAACATCATCGCCATcgctgccaccaacaacctctaCATCTTCCAGGACAAGGTCAACTCTGAGATGCACTAGGCATGTGCAGAAGCACCCGGCCGGCCGGCTGGCCAGGGCAGCCTCAGAGTGGCTGCAGGGGCCGGGAGCAGTGGTCACTGTGGCTCTGTCCGTCCCCAGGGCTGGAGAGGACCCAGGGCCTGTGCTGGTCATGGCCTGCTTCCAAGGCGGGGAGTAGGCTCCCTGGTGCCCCCTGGTGGGAGTTCTTTTCTGCAAAGGCTGGGGATAGGGATTTGGGAGGGTGGGGTCATCCTTCCCTCCTGAAGCACCCTGCACCGAGCCCCTTGGGGATAGTTTTCTTCTGGGGCTCTGCTGGTTCCTGATAGAGAGAGGTTTAGGCCAGCCAGATTATTTGGGTTTAGAAGAAGCAATCACCGTTGCCCTTTTCTAACCAAGTTGTGggggttttgttgtttggtttggtgggTTTTTAGATGAATACATGATGGGAATTGGAAAGTTCTTTTGGTGTCTTTCAAGAGCCCAAAACCTTCTGACTGTTTGCTGAGAGACACTGGGGCATAGAAGCTTTGTGTGTACCTGTTCTTTCTAGAACTGCCCTTATGCTGGGTGCTGGGAGGGCTCTGAGCCCAGAGACCACCCTAGGCGACTGGGCCTGGTTCTCCTTCCAGCTGGTGGCCCCATGTGAGAGTTCAGATTAGAGTGCTCCAGAATGGGGGTGAAACCAACTTGGGGGACTTCGGAGCCTCCTGTACTCACTGTCCAGACCAGTGTGAAAAGGTGAACATGGCATCATTCCCCAGGTGTGGAAGAGGAAGCTGAGGCCTCAGAGTGTGCCTACTGTGTGCAGCCACATGCAGACCTGGGGGCTTGGAGCCCCCTCTCTCCGTGCTATTCCCACTCAGCCCACCACACATAGGTGGTTCATTACATCACCAGGGCTCCCCCTTGAAAGTGGTTTCGCAGATAGAAATTACAGCGCAGTTGGCAGCATGTTCAAGGGATCTTCCCTGCCTGGAAGGTTCTGGCAAAAAGGTCTCTTCCTCCAGGACAAATGGATCTCGACAAGAGTTATGGTTAGAACCCATGGAAAGGCCTCGTGCCGGCCTGGTCAGTTGCTCCTGGCGTCCCCAGTGCTTTCCCAGATGCACTGACAATTGCATGTATCACCATGTTAGGATGCTTTTCTCTTGAATTACCAGCTAGCTGGGAGTTGTGCTTACATTCTTCTAGCCAGCTACAGGTGGCCACATCCCCAAGGTGACCACGCACTGCCTGTCGGTAGCCACGCCCACAGGCAGAAATTGGCCCTTGGGTGGAACTTTGAACCAAGCTCCAGCCTTGGACCACAGAGGGCCCCCATggcaaaaatgacattttttaaatcaagatgTAACCTGTCCCAGGAAATAGACCCTCCAAGATCCTCCTCAACTGATAACTGCATACTTTCGTGTGTGGAAAAGCACAACTGCACGTGCACTCACTTCCAGCCATAACAGTAGCTCCAACAGAaatgggtttcttttcttttttccttttttttctttttgggcttcGTTTTGAAATCTCTGTGAATGAAGAATGTTTCTATATTGCTGTCAGCTCCAGGTGACCTGGACAGTATTATATGTACATAACTattctaattaaatttaataatcacAGCATTCAGCCCCTTTTCTTCCCTGCAACCCCTTATAAAGTTTCAGACCAGTGGTGAATTGTATAGGAATCTTGTTGATGTGGAACTCCAGCCCCGAGAGCCTTCGGGCCTTCCTCAGCTCTGTCGTGGCACAATCCaactcctgcctgcctgcctgcctgcctgccttcctgcttACCCACCAGGGGCCTCCAGGCCATTCACGGTCACTGGCTGGATAGAGATGGTGCATCTCTCCACCTGCCCTCAGGCATGTCCTGCCCAGCCAACCAGGACCAGGGCTGCCTCCGGTCCCCCATCCTGCTTCCGATGGAAATTTTGAGGACCCAACCAGAAAGGAAGTGAAGTttcgagagagaggagaggaataaAGCCTGTCCTCAGTCTCTGGGAAATCTGGCTGTTTCTCCAGAGCAAATTATGAAAAATTCAAGTGGGCAGAGGTGGTGGGGGTGAGGGTGTGCATGGTCAGACATGGGTTCCCGACCGCCTCACTCATCCCCTTTTTGAGTGCCCTGGTGTGTATAGTGGTGGCCGCCAGCAGTGGCCCTCCTGTGGCGGGGCAGGTGTGTGGTGGTAGCTTAGTCTATTGTCTTGGACTGTGTGTGCGTGTGAGCGTGTGTGTgagcgtgtgtgcgtgcgtgtctGAACTTTGGTGCATCTCTTCCCCCTGGGTGtctcccaaatgatccagctgTTGAATACGGTTATAAATATGTTAataccagcttttttttttccaataaaataaCAAACGTTACATTGCAAAGAGAGTTGAATTCATGCTGTTGGTTTGGGGTTGAGCTCAAAGGAGGTATTGGGGGGCCTTGGAAGGCAGAGAGGGGGCCCTGATCACCGTCAAGAGGCCATAGTGCTGAGAGCTGTGGAGGACGTGCAGGTGATGCTGACTTAGGTAACAGGGAGAAGCAGTGATTAGTCTATGGGTCTAGGCTCCCACAGAGGGGTACAGGGACACAGGCccgttctctttttttgttttgtttttatgggtcacCCCaacacactcaagggttactccttgatctacactcagaaattgcccccagcaggctcaggggaccatatgggatgccgggattcgaaccaccatccttctgatgcaaagcaaaagccttacctctgtgctatctctctggcccctgggcctGTTCTCTTGTCTCATGTGGGAGGCAGGAATTGAAGCAGGTAAGCTTTGCCCACCATGACTTTCAAAGACTTTGGCACGACCATTCATGGAGAAAATGGGACAAAGGAGATTGAAGGTTCAGAGGTTAAGGAACTAGCCTGAAATTCCGCAGCTAACTGGGGCTGGAACTAGTTCCTGGGGACTTTATTGTAGCAAAGCCCAGACATGGGAGTTCAGGGGATAGAAACGTCTGGAAACTAGCAAGAAGAGCAGTGGAGAGTGCCCAGTCTCTGGGTCTGAGGACAAATGGGGCTTCACACCACCACCCAGAACTGACATCAGCAGGGTTTCCTCTTCTGAAGACACAGTATGGCCCACACCCTTTAGGAGGACTGATTCTGCCAAGGCTGAGGAGGAAGCAGAGATGGGCCACCGAACAATGCCACCAGGCGCAGTTTCTCCTGCAAAGGTTCTGAGGAGTAACTGGGCACACGGCAGAGTCCAGGGTACCCTGGGCAGCCCAGTGTGCTGTCATCGTGGCTAGTGTCCAGGTTCCGGCAGGTCACCCAGGGTGAGTGTGGGGTCAGCCTGGGGCTGAACATTGGAAGGGACCAAAGTCCTGAGCAGAATATGATTGAGGAGTCTGTCCGGGGCCAGACTGATGGAGGCACACTGGGGAGCTTCATTCATTTATCATCCATCCACATACCTATCCATCCCTCTATCTCTCCATTCCTTTGATCAGATGCTGGTGGGGGACAGGGCACCTTAGGTATCAGAACAGAGCCTGAACCTCAGACCTGTAGGTACCAAGGCTTGTTTGACTCCCCCAATCCAGGACTCCTGGAGATTTAGACTTCCCCAGTGAGGCCAGTAGCACCTGTTCATGTGGCAAAGGTAATTACTCCCTCCACCCCAGCCCTGTACCACCACCAGGAGGAACCTCAAACCAGAACCAGCGGTAACCCCTGAATGTGAACTCATTGACTCTGCTGGCTGGTTAATGCACCGACTTTTCCCCCACTTCCCGAGGCCAGTTGATGGGAATGTCTGCACGCCTTGGGGACCCATCCTCTTGTGATGACCCAGGGCTCAGGAAACAGGATGCATGCTGGAGATCGAACACCTGGGTCAGTCATTTGCATGACCCCACAGTTAtggggggggaagagggagagagagagaagagagaggagagagaggagaggagagagagagaggagagagagagggagagaagagagagagggagagaagagagagaggagaggagagaagagagagaggagaggagaggagagagagagagagagagagagagagagagagagagagagagagagagagagagagagagagagaagagaacaaaCTAACAAACTACTGAGTTCATCAAGGCTTTTATTCAGCTATGAAAAGGCCCGGACTTCCCAATTGCCTGAAAGCCCCAGGTAAGCTTCCCGGGGCTTGGGAGGGCAGCTGTGGGGAGACACTCTATTGTCACTCCCTGCAGTGCACAACGTCTGCCCAGACTCTGTCCACCATGGGGAGGGGGGAGGCAACTGGGGGGCGATGCTCAGGGAAGATCAGTggcaataaatagaaataaatagaaaggaagTAGGGGCGGGTGCTTCACACACAGACCCTCAAGGCAATGGGGGAGGGCCAGTAAAGTGCATTGGGGACACAGGGGTGCCAATCTAGATTCACTCAGAGCCGTGGGCACCGTGGGCACATGCGGTGTCAAGGAGGTGAGGATGAGGGGTTCAGGGGACAGATCAAAAGCGGCTGGgccagggtgggagggagggactACCCTGGACAGCAGGTCCCCTGGGACTGCACgtgcgcgcgtgcgcgcgcgcatacacacgcgcgcacacacacacatacacacacacacacaatcagagGTCAGACACATACTTGGTAGTCACACAAGCAcatactcagggatcatcacACATACTTGGCATCAGATACAATTGGGTTGTACACACTCAGGAGTCATGCAAACACATTAAGGGATTGAGCACATACATACTTGAGGTCACATACACTTGGGCTGCTGCACACGTGTGCTCCTACGGGGCTGCAGACACTCGGGGtggcacatgcacacacactcagGCTCAGACAGCCGtcaggaaggggaagaagaagaagtcgAAGGCGAACTTGAGGGCGCCATGAGCCACACTGCGCCAGTCCCGCTCCACCTTGACATGGCGTCTGGCAGGCGCCAGCTGGGCCATGCAGTTGAGGCAGCGCAGTGCCTTGAGCTCAAAGACGGGCCACTTGCTGCCCAGGCGGCCCTCGAGCACGGTGCTGAACTCCAGCAGGCTCCCGTGGCGCAGCTGCAGCAGCGCCTCCCGGAACTCGCTACTGGCGCGAAGCACGATGTCCTTGGTCACGTCGTCGTCCTCAGGACCGCCGCTGCCGCCACCCAGAGGCATGCCCACGGTGAGCTCAAACTTGTAGCGGTCAAAGCGTTTGAGGTGGCATGGGCGCTTGGCCAGCTGCTGCAGGCGACACAGCTCCTCGGGGACTGTGGCAGTGCCAGGGTCAGGCGTGCAGGTGGGATAGGGCTCGCCGTACAAGCAGCGCAGCCAGTCACCCAGCGCCGAGGGCAGCAGATCGATGGCTGCCGCGGCGCTGTTGTCGATGTCGGTCACTCGCACGTACTTGAAGCGGCCTGTCCAGGTGACGCGGTGGCCCTCCAGGTGGCTGCAGAGAATCTGTGTGCGGGCCATGTTGGTCTCCTTCCAGGCGCGTGGGCCGCACAGGGCGCTGTACTGCGGCCAGCTCAGCGTGGAGTTGTACACCTGCATGCCCTCGGAACGGTACACGTAGACCCAGCAGAAGAGCACCACTGCCGAGAGCCATACCAGGATGAGCTTGACCAGGGAGCTCCGCGACACCGACTGCAGCAGGCCCAGCACCGACACGCCGCCGGCCTTGGTCCAGCGGCGCAGAAGCAGCGGCACGCTGCAGGCCAGGAGGGTGACGGCGATCTTGGTGAGTCCCAGGGTCACGAACCAGCGCGCCAGCTGCACGACACCCAGCAGCACCAGGCAGCCTGTCAGCACCGGGAGGgcgaagaggaagaggaagtagCCGAGGGAGGCACGGACCAGGCCCAGTGCGGTGGCTTCCAGCAGCAGGACCACAGCCAGCTCACACCACATGAAGCATACCAGATACGGCACCAGGTAGCAGTAGGTGCCCTTGAAGTTCCGGAGTTGGGCCATGcggaagaagaggaagagcagGTAGGCGTAAAGCAAGCAGGGCAGGCTGGCGTTGAGGACCACAGCGTCGCCCACGGGCAGCGTGAAGAAGGTCTGGCCCAAAAGCTTCAGTGGCGGCCAGTCCACAGGCAGCCTGGGCAGGAGGGACAGCAGACCGGCTGCCACCTCCGTGAGCAGGGCACGCCGGGTGTAGGGCTCGGCCGAGACGCCCAGGCTCATGTAGCTGGTGATGGTGAAGAAGATGGAGAGTGTGGCCAGCTCGGAGCAGGGGATCCAGTCCTTGCTGGCCACGGGGAAGGAGAAGATGACAAAGAAGACAGAGAGCAAGAAGTGCAAGTAGGGCTCCAGGTGGTTCCAGCTGAAGTTGCCCTCGGCCTGTTCCACATCGAGCTGTGGCTCGAAGCGCAGCAGCAGCCCCGTGAGGGAGCGGAAGCTCTCCCAGGCCTTGCTGTCCTGGAAGACCTTGAGCGTGCAGATGACCATGGAGATGAAGGACAAGTAAAAAACCACCAGGGGCACTAGGAAGGCGAAGAAGTCGATGGTGAGGTTgctgatgatgaagaagaagatcaGGGCATTGATGTGGTGCGTGGGGGCGATGGTGGACAGCCAGTGCATGCCAGCACGAGACGCCATGTCGATCAGGTACTCCTTCACCTCCATGATGGCGTGCAGTGGGTACTTCATCACCTGGGGGTGACATCCACAACCTCACACCCGCCCATGCCATGGTGGCCCAACAGGTGCCCCGTGGGGTCTGGCAAAGCAATCACGTGTCCCTCGCCCCCTGTTGCAGGCGGCAGCCTCTGCCGCAGTTGTGCTGCCCTGGATTCCCACTCCAAACTCTGCAGGGACTCCTCCACTCTGCACTCCAACCCCCTCCCTGAATTCTGCATGATCCCCACTCTGTACTCTCACATCCCCAAACTCTCCATGGCCCCACTCTGTACGCCAATCCCCAAACACAAACTGTGCAGTGGCCCCAATCTGTACCCATACCACCCCCTCCAGCTCTCTAACCTTCTGGCGCAGTGGCAGCTCCTCTGGGCCCCTCCCCGCCAGCTCATCGTCCTCATCGTCATCTCCATCTGGTAGGTTCAGGTTGGGGGGGACGATGCCTTTCGCGTACTTCTTGGTGAGCTCTACAAAGTCGTCCGGCGCCAGGTGGCTCTTGGCTGAGCAGGGACAGAGGGATGGGATCAACCAGACCCACACAGGGACAGGTGATGGGGTCAGACCAGGGATGGGGTCACCCAGATCACATCCATGGAGAAGGGAGAGGTTACCTAGACTACACAAGTAGTCTACACGAGTAGGACTACACTACAGGCACAGAGGTTGGGGCCAACCCAGACCACACACAAGGACAGGGGTGGGATCACCTGGACCACACAAAGGGACTGTCCCCGCCTGGGGGCTGCACTCACATTCACTGCTCACCAAGCGCTCTAGCACCCGTCTCTGCTTCAGCAGGAACTTGGGAACAGGGCCTGGTTGCACCCCTCCATCTGTAGGAGACAGAGGAGAGCAGGCGTCAGGGCAAAGGTCCATCCCCCTGTGCCAACCCATATGCAGGAGGACCTGATGCCCGGGACAGGAGGGCCCTGCCTGGACAGTCTCGTGGAGGTGCAGCCAGATGACAGCGAGTGCCCCAGGTATGAACAAGGTGCTCTGGTCTGCAGGTGTCCCCCAGCACCTCAGGGACTCTCCCCCTGCCCGCCAGACGCCAGAGGAGAGTGTGCAGGGTGGGGCAATAGGGAGGCAAGAGGACCAGCCTGAGCCCTGGCTCAGGTGACAGTGCCAGGTGCTTGGTGAAATAGTGTTAAGAATTtcaaactgggcccggagagatagcacagtggcgtttgccttgcaagcagtgatccaggaccaaaggtggttggttcgaatcccagtgtcccatatggtcccccgtgcctgccaggagctatttctgagcagacagccaggagtaacccctgagcaacgccaggtgtggcccaaaaaccaaaaaaaaaaaaaaaagaatttcaaactaCAAGTGTATCTTGCAGAaaagttctaatatttttttgaaaagttcTAATATTTATGCTCACAGAAGTCTAGGTAAAAatgttgtgatatgtataagatatggaaaaggctgatattttaactGTGTACACTTCAACTTTATTGCTTTGGGTTATATTAGAGTTCCCACCTTTGGTagagaacagaaaaacaaaagctaacctttctcaatttttttgttgttccttAACAAGGAAGGGGGAAATGttcccctcccccccattccATATACTACTATCACCTGGCCAATCAGACCCACACACAGGGTCTGAGGTTGGTGATTAAGGGGTTggctgggggaggggagagaggtgaGAGGCAGACGCAGCtaggatggatggagggcagcTGACGGAGGCTGCTTACTACTGCTTaacttagaagccatgtggagaaatgcaaTAGTGGACAGggccgtgaaataaagctgaatAACTTCAGAGACTTCAACCGACTGCCTGTGGATCACTTCGAGGCCATTACCCTGTAACCTACAGACCCGCTGGCCTAAGAGGCTACCCGCGCTGGGCCGAGAAAAGCCTCAccccccaacactaggactctatgtattatatttatttttattttttaaatttttttcctttttgggccaaacctgatgatacttaggggttactcctggctatgcgctcagaaatcgctcatggcttgggggaccatatgagacgccaagggatcgaaccacagtctgtcctaggttagcacatgctaggcaaacgccctacctcttgtgccacctctccagccccttttttaaaCAATAGTCAGGCTCCTGTCCCAGACTACCAAAGGGACAAGAGTCTCTGAGGTGCTAGTAGGGGCAGGAGGAGCTGGGGAATCCTGAGTGAGAGTAGGGGTCCCGACAGGCTGAACCCACACTATGGAGGAGGCATCTGCCCATCACTGACTCACTCGTTGTCCCCATCACTGACCTCATAACTGACTCCCCCAGCTGCTCCCCCCACTG from the Suncus etruscus isolate mSunEtr1 chromosome 10, mSunEtr1.pri.cur, whole genome shotgun sequence genome contains:
- the WFS1 gene encoding wolframin, yielding MDTSAPTPSPSSLQHPPLPMTQRQPRSRLNATASMEEEKTGVPPAPGPQAGPGSVPAMPQRPQAQSQERAERAGEGAARGAGDPPFEEVLEKAKAGDPKAQTEVGKHYLRLAGLADEELNNCSAVDWLLLAAKQGRREAVKLLRRCLADRRGITSENEELVRQLSSETDLERAVRKAALVMYWKLNPKKKKQVTVSELLENVGHVNEQDGGVQPGPVPKFLLKQRRVLERLVSSESKSHLAPDDFVELTKKYAKGIVPPNLNLPDGDDDEDDELAGRGPEELPLRQKVMKYPLHAIMEVKEYLIDMASRAGMHWLSTIAPTHHINALIFFFIISNLTIDFFAFLVPLVVFYLSFISMVICTLKVFQDSKAWESFRSLTGLLLRFEPQLDVEQAEGNFSWNHLEPYLHFLLSVFFVIFSFPVASKDWIPCSELATLSIFFTITSYMSLGVSAEPYTRRALLTEVAAGLLSLLPRLPVDWPPLKLLGQTFFTLPVGDAVVLNASLPCLLYAYLLFLFFRMAQLRNFKGTYCYLVPYLVCFMWCELAVVLLLEATALGLVRASLGYFLFLFALPVLTGCLVLLGVVQLARWFVTLGLTKIAVTLLACSVPLLLRRWTKAGGVSVLGLLQSVSRSSLVKLILVWLSAVVLFCWVYVYRSEGMQVYNSTLSWPQYSALCGPRAWKETNMARTQILCSHLEGHRVTWTGRFKYVRVTDIDNSAAAAIDLLPSALGDWLRCLYGEPYPTCTPDPGTATVPEELCRLQQLAKRPCHLKRFDRYKFELTVGMPLGGGSGGPEDDDVTKDIVLRASSEFREALLQLRHGSLLEFSTVLEGRLGSKWPVFELKALRCLNCMAQLAPARRHVKVERDWRSVAHGALKFAFDFFFFPFLTAV